Proteins encoded by one window of Agrobacterium tumefaciens:
- a CDS encoding NIPSNAP family protein: MLKSPVTCEVRYRVDQCRVSEFEAYAQIWIELIERHGGKHHGYFIPRDKPAETGVSFQGVGKEGAADVAIALFTFPDEKAYLQYREQVAKDPDGVAANARFGDNPPFISYERIFLTPIPRTG, from the coding sequence ATGCTCAAAAGCCCCGTCACCTGCGAAGTTCGCTACCGCGTCGATCAATGTCGAGTTTCCGAGTTCGAGGCATACGCTCAAATTTGGATCGAACTCATCGAACGCCATGGTGGAAAGCACCACGGCTATTTCATACCCCGCGACAAGCCCGCAGAGACCGGAGTAAGCTTTCAAGGCGTCGGTAAGGAAGGAGCCGCTGACGTAGCGATCGCACTATTCACCTTTCCAGATGAGAAAGCCTATCTGCAGTACCGTGAGCAGGTTGCGAAAGATCCGGATGGAGTGGCCGCGAACGCACGTTTCGGTGACAACCCACCGTTCATCAGCTACGAGCGCATTTTCCTGACCCCAATTCCGCGAACCGGATGA
- a CDS encoding IS1182 family transposase — translation MAHLSGTDRSQLLLLPEAVDDYVGPDNPVRFIEAFVDGLDLNAVGFVRVAAKDTGRPGYDPADLLKIYIYGYLNRVRSSRRLEAEAHRNIEVIWLLRHLKPDFRTIAAFRRINRSAFRQVFREFVVLCRQLDLFGKELLAVDGTRIKAVNNKDRNFTRGALTKFINEADEKLADYIKRLDESDADEDKVGNSNGSGRGDGKLAEKIAAIKGKRDRHKALLDELDKTGEDQISLTDPDARAMARMTKVGVGYNIQLAVDVKHKLIAEQEVCNQVLDMGLLATTVESAMETLGVDKIEAVADRGYFKIEDIEAREKAGISAYVPKPIRGPAAREGFFTKEAFRYDTDKNVYICPAEQVLSPRYESKSRENVKFDYCNREACQGCALKSRCTNNPYRRVSRLENEAVLDRMAARLAARPEVLDQRRESVEHPFGTIKQWMYQGAFLMRRLENVRAEFSLTALAYNIRRAITLIGVPGLIAAALA, via the coding sequence ATGGCACATCTTTCTGGAACAGATCGCTCGCAATTGCTGCTTCTGCCGGAAGCGGTTGACGATTATGTGGGGCCGGACAACCCGGTCCGCTTCATCGAGGCCTTCGTCGATGGCCTCGATCTCAACGCCGTCGGCTTCGTGCGGGTAGCGGCGAAAGATACCGGCCGTCCTGGATACGATCCGGCGGATTTGCTTAAAATTTACATCTACGGCTACCTTAATCGGGTGAGATCGAGCCGCAGGCTGGAGGCAGAGGCTCATCGCAACATCGAGGTGATCTGGCTTCTGCGCCACCTGAAGCCGGACTTTCGCACCATCGCCGCCTTCCGCAGGATCAACCGGTCTGCATTCCGGCAGGTCTTCCGGGAGTTCGTCGTCCTATGCCGCCAGCTCGATCTGTTCGGGAAAGAGCTTCTGGCGGTCGATGGCACGCGGATCAAAGCGGTCAACAACAAGGATCGTAACTTCACCCGGGGTGCACTGACCAAGTTTATCAACGAGGCCGACGAAAAGCTCGCCGATTACATCAAGCGGCTCGATGAAAGTGACGCCGACGAAGATAAGGTGGGTAATAGCAATGGCTCTGGTCGCGGTGATGGCAAACTTGCCGAGAAGATCGCGGCCATCAAAGGCAAGCGCGATCGCCATAAGGCGCTGCTGGATGAACTGGACAAGACTGGCGAGGATCAGATCTCGCTAACTGATCCGGATGCCCGCGCCATGGCGCGCATGACGAAGGTCGGCGTCGGCTACAACATCCAGCTTGCCGTGGATGTGAAGCACAAGCTGATCGCCGAGCAGGAAGTCTGCAACCAGGTTCTCGACATGGGGCTGCTGGCCACGACGGTCGAATCTGCCATGGAGACACTCGGCGTTGACAAAATCGAGGCGGTCGCCGATCGCGGCTACTTCAAGATCGAGGACATCGAAGCCCGCGAGAAGGCCGGCATCAGCGCCTATGTTCCCAAACCGATCCGGGGACCGGCGGCACGCGAAGGCTTCTTCACCAAGGAGGCGTTCCGCTACGATACGGACAAGAATGTCTATATCTGCCCGGCCGAGCAGGTTCTTTCGCCACGCTACGAGAGTAAGTCACGTGAGAACGTGAAGTTCGACTACTGCAACAGAGAAGCCTGCCAGGGCTGTGCCCTCAAGTCACGCTGCACAAACAATCCCTATCGCCGTGTCTCGCGACTGGAGAATGAAGCGGTGCTCGATCGCATGGCAGCAAGGTTAGCGGCGCGACCTGAGGTTCTCGACCAGCGTCGCGAAAGCGTCGAGCATCCGTTCGGGACGATAAAGCAGTGGATGTACCAGGGAGCGTTTTTGATGCGACGGCTGGAAAACGTCCGTGCGGAGTTCAGTCTGACGGCGCTTGCCTATAATATTAGAAGAGCCATCACTCTCATCGGCGTTCCCGGCCTCATCGCCGCTGCTCTGGCATGA